TCTCAAATCTATGGACGACTCCCGCCGGAACAAAAAGGACATCACCTGGCCCAAAATTTGTTCGTTCGTCCCCATTCAAAAATTCACCACTTCCGGATATGACCATATATACCTCATCCTGTTCATGGGGTTGTTGTAAATCTACTTTTTGGGGCTTGTAGATTTCTATGGAAAGGGTGCCATGCCCAAACAAGGTCTTAAACGGGCCCTTATGGGCTGCAAGTGCTTTTATGGCTTCTTTAGGACTTAATTTCATCAAAAAGGTGTTTTAATTCGGAAAACGCCATTTACAAACGCATTAATGCCCATTATCGATCCATTTAATATTACAGCCTATACTCGGTTTTTGGTCTTGGTCAATGGATTTTCCCTCCAAAAGGGCATCTATGGCATTTCGTAGATCATGTCCGTCTAAGGGCAAACCGTTTTGAGGGCGGGAATCGTCCAATTGGCCTCTGTAAACCAGTTTCAACGAACTGTTGAACAAATAGAAATCTGGAGTGCAGGCAGCATCATAAGCTTTGGCCACATCCTGGCTTTCATCATATAGATAAGGGAAGGAATACCCCTCTTTTTGTGCAACTTCCGTCATTAAATGGGGCGCATCTTGAGGATAGTTCACTACATCATTGCTCGAAATGGCGACAAATCCAATCCCTTTTTCTTGATATTCCTTACCCAATTTTGAGATTTCTGGGTTCACATGTACCACAAAAGGGCAGTGATTACAGATAAACATAATGACAGTGCCTTTTTCGCCACGTAGCCCTGATAAGCTGCGTGTTTGTCCACTAACGGTATCAAACAACGAAAAATCGGGGGCAGGGGTGCCCAATGGTAGCATATTGCTCGGAGTTCGTGCCATGGAGAAGTTTTTAATCCTTTTGCTAAGGTAAGCATCGATTCAAGATCATGACAATCCATTAGTTGGGAAACATTTATATTAGATGGAAATTGGATGGTTTTTGGAGCAACTCATAGATAACGTTCATATCAATTTTGATACAAAATCCCTATGGGCACTCAATGTGGCCCTGGCCCTCGTCATGTTTGGAATTGCCCTGGAAATACGATTGGACGATTTTAAACGACTGCTCAAATCGCCAAAATTGGTGTTGACCGGGGTGCTAAGTCAATTTATACTACTGCCATTGGTCACTTTTTTACTGGTATGGCTTACCGATCCCATACCCAGTATAGCTTTGGGTATGTTTATGGTAGCGGCCTGCCCCGGGGGAAATGTCTCCAACTTTTTTACACATATGTCCAGGGGTAATGCGGCCCTTTCCGTTACCCTCACTGCAATTGCAACACTTTTGGCGATAGTGATGACCCCTTTTAACCTTAGTTTTTGGGGTGGTCTATATGGACCCACGGCATCTATCTTAAAAGAGATTTCCATATCCCCGTTTGCCATGGTGCGCCTTGTTGCTTTATTGCTCGGTATACCCTTGCTATTGGGAATGTTGGTAAATTACCATAGGCCCAAATTGGCCAGGATGATGGCAAAAGGCTTTAAAGTCGGTTCCCTGCTCTTTTTTGTGGTATTGGTGTTCATGGCACTTTATAACAATAGGGAGGTTTTTATGACGTATGTACTGTATGTGTTCTGGTTGGTTTTGTTGCATAATTTGTTGGCCTTACTGACCGGTTTTTCCCTGGGTAAGTTAATGGGTTTTGATAAAGGCAGTATACGTTGTTTGACCATTGAAACCGGAATACAAAACTCTGGCCTTGGCCTTTTATTGATTTTTACTTTTTTCGAAGGCCTTGGCGGTATGGCCCTTTTAACGGCTTTTTGGGGCATATGGCATTTAATATCCGGTTTGGTACTTAGTGGGTTTTGGGGATATGGATCTGTTGAAAAAGAAGAATTGGTGTGAAGGGGATTGCTTATTATTTCTTTAGATATTGGGTGACCATTGCACTTTTCTTTTACTACCGGAAAATTAAATTGGGGGGTCTTGGACATATCCCAAAA
The sequence above is a segment of the Muricauda sp. SCSIO 64092 genome. Coding sequences within it:
- a CDS encoding thioredoxin family protein, with product MARTPSNMLPLGTPAPDFSLFDTVSGQTRSLSGLRGEKGTVIMFICNHCPFVVHVNPEISKLGKEYQEKGIGFVAISSNDVVNYPQDAPHLMTEVAQKEGYSFPYLYDESQDVAKAYDAACTPDFYLFNSSLKLVYRGQLDDSRPQNGLPLDGHDLRNAIDALLEGKSIDQDQKPSIGCNIKWIDNGH
- a CDS encoding cupin domain-containing protein — protein: MKLSPKEAIKALAAHKGPFKTLFGHGTLSIEIYKPQKVDLQQPHEQDEVYMVISGSGEFLNGDERTNFGPGDVLFVPAGVVHRFENFTDDFATWVLFYGPKGGEKA
- a CDS encoding bile acid:sodium symporter family protein, whose product is MEIGWFLEQLIDNVHINFDTKSLWALNVALALVMFGIALEIRLDDFKRLLKSPKLVLTGVLSQFILLPLVTFLLVWLTDPIPSIALGMFMVAACPGGNVSNFFTHMSRGNAALSVTLTAIATLLAIVMTPFNLSFWGGLYGPTASILKEISISPFAMVRLVALLLGIPLLLGMLVNYHRPKLARMMAKGFKVGSLLFFVVLVFMALYNNREVFMTYVLYVFWLVLLHNLLALLTGFSLGKLMGFDKGSIRCLTIETGIQNSGLGLLLIFTFFEGLGGMALLTAFWGIWHLISGLVLSGFWGYGSVEKEELV